The Polaribacter sp. HaHaR_3_91 genomic sequence TTTTTCTTGCTGCCAAGTAACTTTTTCATCACTTCCTAATAATTTAATTTCTTTTATTTTCTTTTGTAAAACACCACCTTTATGTAGTGTTTTAATTAAAACATCTTCTGTTGGTGCTGCTAAAACAAAAGCAAAAAGATTTCCATCTTTTGTCGTAATACGAATGTCTTTTTCAGAGAATTTTTTTAGATTCTCACCGGCTCTTTTAGTAACTATTTTTAAAGGACCTTCACCATAAATTTTCCAAGGTCTGGTGTTGTAAATTCCATCTTGATTAATTTTTACAAATGCACCAAAATCAGACAACATTTTTATTTGATTATCAGGAATCGTTCCATCGCCTTTTAAAGCAATGTTAATCATAACCACACCATTTTTACTTATGGCATCAATAGCATTACCTATTAATACATCTAAAGACATTTTGGTAAAAGAATTCTTTCTATAAAACCAACTCCCAGATAAATCCGTTGCCCAAATCCATGGATATTTTTGTTGTTCACCAAACATACCTCTTTCTAAGTTGTAAGTAAATGCCGCTTTATTCTTTTTTATATCTTTAAAAGATAAAACGGTTGTTTGTTTTCCGTTATTCTCTTTTAAATCTCTATTTAAGTAATCAGAAAATAATTTAACACCCAATCCTTTTCCGGTTTTTATTGTTGGATAAGGAGAATCGTTATTAAACATATCTGGATCATATTTCTCTATCAAATCCCAAGAACGTTTGTACCAATGTTGGTTCCAACTATCTTGGCTAGCAAATTCGAAAGAATCATAATCCATGTTAAAGAATTCCCATTCAGGAGTACCTTCTTTCTGAAATTTTCTTGCAGTTCTAAAAAAACGAGGAGACCAATATAAATGAGTTGAAACTCCGAATTTTAAATCATATTTTGTTGCAGCATTTTTCCATTCTCTAAGAATGTCCTTTTTGGGGCCCATTTTAACAGAGTTCCAAGGAAAAAAAGAATCATACATATCAAAATTATCATGATGCGTTGCCACTGGCATAATAAAACGAGCGCCACATTCTTTCACAAACTTTACAATTTCATTGGCATTAAAGTTTTCTGCTTTAAAGTCTTTTATAAATTTTTCATAACCAAATTCAGATGGTTTCCCATATCTTTCTGTATGCCATTTGGTTAATTTTACAGTTCTCATTCTGTCTGGTTCGTTTCTGGCATCGTAATCTGTATCACCATACATTCTTCTTCCATAATGCGATCCATCTTCTATTCTATTTTCATCAATAGAAGAAGGAATTCCCCAATGCATCCAAACGCCAATTTTACCATCTTGAAACCATTCTGGTACCTGATAGTTTTTTGCCATGGATTCCCAATTAGGAGCAATTGTTTTTTGAAACTGATTATTCTGACAGAAAACAAAAGTTGCACTTAATGTTAAAAAAAAGATTGTTGTAAATTTCTTCATTACTTAATTCATTTATCAGGTAAACAAAGTAACTATTTACCTATTAACAAACGATTCTCTATTCCATCATTTTTTTGCTGTAAAAAATAAAGATCAATAACAATAAAGAGAAAAAGGTTTTATAGAAAACAAAAAAAAGAGGCACTATTAAAAGCAATATTTTCTTTAAACACCTTATATATAGCACGAAAATCAAGGTATATTTCTAGTTGTTTTTTAAAATGAGCAAAGAAATGATTGAAATAAGAAGACCCTTTGTTTAAATAAGTTAGAAATTAGCATCAATAAACTAAACCAAATACACATGAAAAATATATTAACTATTATTATTGTTGTTTTGATGTCTTCTTTTACTTTTTCACAAGAAAATGTAATTAAAGGTAAAGTTACAGACGAGAGTAATACACCCTTACCTGGGGTAAGTATTATTGTTAACGGAACTACTAATGGTACAGTCTCTGATATGGAAGGGGAGTATATAATAGAGGTAAAGAAAGTTAATGCAGTAATGACATTCTCTTATTTAGGCTATAAGACTAAAGAAATTGCAATAGCAGATAAAAAACAAATTAATGTTCAAATGGAAGTTGATGCGCAATCTTTAACAGAGATTGTGATTACAGGAATTCGTGCTTCTAATATATCTGAAGTGAGAGCTAAAAGAGAAGCAGCTATAGTTATAGAAGCAATTACTCCAGAAGATATTGGAAATTTTTCTGACACCAACGCAGCAGATGCTTTGCAAAGAGTTGCAGGTGTACAAATAGAAAGAGATGTTGATGGAGTTTCTGGAGATAGAGTTTCTATTAGAGGTATAGGGCCGCAATTTGTTGGTGTAACAATGAATGGACGTACACCAATCTCTGCAGGTAATGAAGGGAAATCAGATTTTAGAAAGTTTAACTTGAATGTGATTCCTACCGAAATTATTTCGGGAGCAAGAATTCATAAGACAACGCAGGCTAAAGAAGTTTCAACAAACCTTGGTGGTACTGTAGATTTTCAAACGATAAGACCGTTAGAAGCAAAATATAGAAAGAAGAATTATTTTGCCAGTGTAAATGTAAGAGGTGCGTCTAATTCAACAATTGAAGATCTTGATTTTGGTCAGAGATTTTCAGGAGTTTATGGAACGAAAATAAATGAGAAACTAGGTGTTGCACTTTCAATTATTTATGCTGATGAAGACAATATAAAAGATGAAGCTTCTTTAAGAGGAATTACACAGGGTATAAATCTTACGGATGAAAATGGGACAGAGTATTCTGATGTAATTGTTGGTAGAACCATTAATAATTCATTGTTAAGAAAAAATGAAGTGCGTTTTGCAACATCTGCAGCTATACAATGGAGACCAATAAAAGAAATAGATATGGTATTAGACTATACTCGAACAACTGTAGAAGCTAATTCGGATAGACAGCAATTTCAGATAGGTTTGGGAAGTACAGGAGGTACTCAATTATTAGGGGGAAGCCATATTTTTAATGAAGGAGATCTTGATTTTAATGGAAATATATTAACTTATATTAGTCCTTCTTCAGAAGACAATGTTAGGACTACCATTACAAATGCAAATCAATTTTATGACAATCACTCAACCAATAATATAGTTGGTTTAAATACAACATATAAACCAATAAATAAATTAAAAATCATTTCAGATGTATCGTATTCAGATTTAAATTATTTTCAAAATTTAACGCAAATAACTCACAGAGTTCAAGGACGTAACGGAGGGTATGATCAAACAAGTTTGGATGTTGATTTGAGAGGGGATACTCCTGATTATGGATTACCCGTAGAGGCTTTTGATCCAGCTTCTTTCGACCTTAATAGAGTTTCACGTAGACTTATTAGAACTAAAGGGTATAATTATGCAGCAAAAGTTGATTTTGAATATGAGTTAAAGAAAAAATCAAAAATATCTTTTGGATCTAGATATTCGGTAACT encodes the following:
- a CDS encoding alpha-L-fucosidase, translating into MKKFTTIFFLTLSATFVFCQNNQFQKTIAPNWESMAKNYQVPEWFQDGKIGVWMHWGIPSSIDENRIEDGSHYGRRMYGDTDYDARNEPDRMRTVKLTKWHTERYGKPSEFGYEKFIKDFKAENFNANEIVKFVKECGARFIMPVATHHDNFDMYDSFFPWNSVKMGPKKDILREWKNAATKYDLKFGVSTHLYWSPRFFRTARKFQKEGTPEWEFFNMDYDSFEFASQDSWNQHWYKRSWDLIEKYDPDMFNNDSPYPTIKTGKGLGVKLFSDYLNRDLKENNGKQTTVLSFKDIKKNKAAFTYNLERGMFGEQQKYPWIWATDLSGSWFYRKNSFTKMSLDVLIGNAIDAISKNGVVMINIALKGDGTIPDNQIKMLSDFGAFVKINQDGIYNTRPWKIYGEGPLKIVTKRAGENLKKFSEKDIRITTKDGNLFAFVLAAPTEDVLIKTLHKGGVLQKKIKEIKLLGSDEKVTWQQEKEGLIIKNNFKKLPNQPAICFKIFLN
- a CDS encoding TonB-dependent receptor, which codes for MKNILTIIIVVLMSSFTFSQENVIKGKVTDESNTPLPGVSIIVNGTTNGTVSDMEGEYIIEVKKVNAVMTFSYLGYKTKEIAIADKKQINVQMEVDAQSLTEIVITGIRASNISEVRAKREAAIVIEAITPEDIGNFSDTNAADALQRVAGVQIERDVDGVSGDRVSIRGIGPQFVGVTMNGRTPISAGNEGKSDFRKFNLNVIPTEIISGARIHKTTQAKEVSTNLGGTVDFQTIRPLEAKYRKKNYFASVNVRGASNSTIEDLDFGQRFSGVYGTKINEKLGVALSIIYADEDNIKDEASLRGITQGINLTDENGTEYSDVIVGRTINNSLLRKNEVRFATSAAIQWRPIKEIDMVLDYTRTTVEANSDRQQFQIGLGSTGGTQLLGGSHIFNEGDLDFNGNILTYISPSSEDNVRTTITNANQFYDNHSTNNIVGLNTTYKPINKLKIISDVSYSDLNYFQNLTQITHRVQGRNGGYDQTSLDVDLRGDTPDYGLPVEAFDPASFDLNRVSRRLIRTKGYNYAAKVDFEYELKKKSKISFGSRYSVTDFEARQTTSSHTDSDQLSGLYGGIVADLNSSGAYTDLLGEITGVGFNEGNVAGLENGWVKVPGQAVLDLMPGYSDVDGGSIFDFDVDLKDVKAEENNLGFDARRSYGANEASTDFYTQMDIKTALLKLPVSLNFGVRAVRTQNKSRGFSGVAFEDADTGDDLDEFSIENFYYEVETSRWDVLPSFNANFTLQKRTKLRFSAYRGVSRPKFVDLIPNNEITFLSNIAPEDAADLANSGLRGTIVSGNPDLKPYTAWMYDTTLEFYTNNGGAFIFSAFYKDLKNYIVKAVTPDQTYPGEELLGIALPDGTGGTDDLTGLLFDITKPVNITDGQIYGFEVGLNQHLSFLPGFAKDFGVKANYSYVESEFDGDLGEQADGFPGTAKHNANGTLYYERSGFSVRFTAAYRGDYLSNLGAIGGNTRADEPHYTEGNTTLGITVRKNLLNKKLQLSAGVSNLTGEDIRRFQGGDTRNFSAYYARNPIWKLTMRYKF